The following coding sequences are from one Humulus lupulus chromosome X, drHumLupu1.1, whole genome shotgun sequence window:
- the LOC133803896 gene encoding pentatricopeptide repeat-containing protein At5g42310, chloroplastic-like, with translation MLLLPPPLSARFPSIQFHHHYIFQLQPLLLSTTTTTTTTAAALATTTASSGEPYYSSSKRRSDDQNDAVPFRNGRYDFSPLLNFLNDTPADSDSGSDLESPTSLDPVEFQLAESYRAVPATVWHSLLKSLCSNSSSIGLAYAVVSWLQKHNLCYSYELLYSILIHALGRSEKLYEAFLLSQRQNLTPLTYNALIGACARNDDLEKALNLIAKMRQDGFPSDFVNYSLVIQSLTRKNKIDSPILQKLYREIECDKIELDGHLLNDIIVGFAKAGDPNQAMHFLSVVQATGLVAKTATLTAVISALGNSGRIVEAEALFEEIKEGGLQPRTRAYNALLKGYVKAGSLKDAETIVSEMEKNGVSPDERTYSLLIDAYANAGRWESARIVLKEMEASNVQPNSYVFSRILASYRDRGEWQKTFQVLREMESSGVKPDRHFYNVMIDTFGKFNCLDHAMATFERMLAEGIKPDTVTWNTLIDSHCKAGHHDRAEKLFEEMQESGCLPCATTYNILINSYGEQERWSDVNGLLGRMQSQGVLPNVVTYTTLVDIYGRSGRFNDAVDCLEVMKSSGLKPSSTMYNALINAYAQRGLSEQALNAFRGMRGDGLKPSILALNSLINGFGEDRRDAEAFAVLQYMKDNGLKPDVVTYTTLMKTLIRVEKFDKVPAVFEEMISSGCNPDRKAREMLRSALKYMKQSLK, from the exons ATGCTTCTTCTGCCGCCACCACTCTCGGCAAGATTCCCTTCTATTCAATTCCACCACCATTACATATTCCAACTCCAACCTCTACTCCTCTCAACGACCACTACAACCACAACCACCGCCGCAGCACTCGCAACCACCACCGCCTCTTCCGGTGAACCCTACTACTCTTCTTCAAAACGACGCTCGGACGACCAAAACGACGCCGTTCCGTTTCGTAACGGCCGGTATGATTTCTCTCCCCTATTGAACTTCCTTAATGATACCCCAGCTGATTCTGATTCGGGTTCGGATTTGGAGTCTCCGACATCGCTTGACCCGGTGGAGTTCCAGCTGGCCGAGTCTTACCGGGCAGTGCCTGCCACTGTCTGGCATAGTCTTCTCAAATCACTTTGCTCAAATTCCTCGTCTATTGGTCTAGCATACGCCGTCGTTTCATGGCTTCAAAAGCACAACCTCTGCTACTCCTACGAGCTTCTCTACTCGATACTCATCCACGCGTTGGGTCGGTCCGAGAAACTCTACGAGGCTTTCTTGCTTTCGCAGAGGCAAAACCTGACGCCATTAACGTACAACGCTCTAATTGGAGCTTGTGCTCGGAACGATGACCTAGAAAAGGCACTGAATTTAATAGCTAAGATGCGCCAAGACGGGTTTCCTTCGGATTTCGTTAATTACAGCTTGGTAATCCAATCCCTAACTCGCAAAAACAAGATTGATTCCCCTATTTTGCAAAAGCTTTATAGGGAGATTGAGTGTGATAAGATTGAGCTTGATGGGCATCTATTGAATGACATAATTGTGGGTTTTGCTAAAGCTGGTGATCCTAACCAGGCTATGCATTTTCTATCAGTAGTTCAGGCCACAGGGTTGGTAGCCAAAACAGCTACATTGACTGCTGTTATATCAGCTTTGGGGAACTCAGGTAGGATAGTGGAAGCTGAAGCTTTGTTTGAGGAGATTAAAGAAGGTGGATTGCAGCCAAGGACTCGAGCTTATAATGCACTCCTTAAAGGGTATGTAAAAGCAGGTTCTTTGAAAGACGCTGAGACCATTGTTTCAGAGATGGAAAAGAATGGAGTTTCACCAGATGAACGCACTTACAGCCTTCTTATCGATGCATACGCCAATGCGGGTAGATGGGAAAGCGCCAGAATTGTGTTAAAAGAGATGGAAGCGAGCAATGTGCAGCCTAATTCTTATGTCTTCAGTAGGATCTTAGCTAGTTATCGCGATCGAGGGGAGTGGCAAAAGACCTTCCAAGTTTTAAGGGAGATGGAGAGTAGTGGTGTGAAACCAGATAGGCATTTTTACAATGTGATGATTGATACTTTTGGCAAGTTTAATTGCCTTGATCACGCAATGGCTACGTTTGAAAGGATGCTTGCAGAGGGAATCAAGCCTGATACCGTTACTTGGAATACACTCATAGACTCTCACTGCAAGGCGGGGCACCATGACAGAGCAGAGAAGCTGTTCGAGGAAATGCAAGAGAGTGGCTGCTTGCCTTGCGCCACAACATATAACATTCTGATCAACTCTTATGGAGAGCAAGAGAGATGGAGTGATGTCAATGGCTTGTTGGGGAGGATGCAAAGTCAGGGTGTTCTTCCAAATGTAGTTACTTACACAACACTTGTCGATATATATGGAAGGTCGGGGAGATTCAATGATGCTGTTGACTGCTTAGAAGTAATGAAGTCTTCAGGCTTGAAACCATCCTCAACTATGTATAATGCCTTGATCAACGCTTATGCACAGAGA GGTTTGTCTGAGCAAGCACTGAATGCCTTCAGGGGCATGAGAGGGGACGGCCTAAAACCCAGTATTTTAGCTCTCAATTCACTGATCAATGGATTTGGTGAGGATAGAAGGGATGCTGAAGCCTTTGCCGTACTTCAATACATGAAGGATAAT GGCTTGAAACCAGATGTTGTGACTTATACTACCCTAATGAAAACTTTGATTCGTGTTGAAAAATTTGATAAG GTTCCAGCTGTGTTTGAAGAAATGATTTCATCAGGGTGCAACCCTGATAGGAAAGCCAGAGAAATGTTACGATCTGCTCTTAAATACATGAAACAGTCGCTGAAATAA
- the LOC133804378 gene encoding uncharacterized protein LOC133804378, with translation MGRLRFLLYASGLSLGLCFLVSLQAFWVVDAKPDLTHINHDLYHSRDDLMKEIKGLVHRHPDKLSLKTVTSRNKGYQAEVAVVTYGRRREESDERLMYRILLSFGQHGRELITSELALRILSVLSGEHFLPNMDSDFLNSTLDKLIIKVVPMENMNGRELVESGDLCERRNGRGVDLNRNWSVDWGKKEEDFDPYEENPGIAPFSEPETQIMRKLALSFDPHIWINVHSGMEALFMPYDHKNRTPDGVLSERMKLLLEKVNLLHCHQRCMIGSGGGSVGYLAHGTATDFMYDIVKVPMAFTFEIYGDEAASTKDCFKMFNPTDFGTFNRVLNDWSAAFFTIFKLGPHQLGEVPYKASASKLEKWVSIDEYLDGYLMERSSRYGKKKEVFELGMQEIRTYFRLFLLSSVLLMFMFCSRISKGKCSRPIVSAIPI, from the exons ATGGGTCGTCTCCGTTTTCTCCTATACGCTTCTGGGTTGTCTTTGGGTCTGTGTTTTTTGGTTTCCTTACAAGCTTTTTGGGTTGTCGATGCTAAACCCGATCTCACCCACATCAACCACGATCTCTACCATTCCAG AGATGATTTGATGAAAGAGATAAAGGGTTTAGTGCATCGTCATCCAGACAAACTCAGT TTAAAAACAGTTACATCTAGAAACAAAGGGTACCAGGCTGAGGTTGCAGTTGTGACATACGGCCGGAGAAGGGAGGAGAGTGATGAAAGATTAATGTATCGAATCCTTCTT AGTTTTGGACAGCATGGAAGGGAGCTTATTACATCTGAACTTGCATTGAGGATTCTCTCAGTCTTGAGTGGGGAACACTTTCTACCTAACATGGATTCAGACTTTTTAAATAGTACTCTTGATAAGCTCATTATTAAG GTAGTGCCGATGGAAAACATGAACGGTCGTGAACTAGTTGAATCGGGAGATCTTTGTGAGAGAAGAAACG GAAGAGGTGTTGATCTCAACCGAAATTGGAGCGTAGACTGGGGCAAAAAAGAAGAG GATTTTGATCCATACGAGGAAAATCCTGGAATTGCACCATTTAGCGAGCCTGAAACTCAAATAATGCGGAAACTTGCCTTGTCATTTGATCCACATATATGGATTAATGTGCATTCCGGAATGGAG GCATTGTTTATGCCTTATGACCATAAAAACAGAACGCCTGATGGAGTCTTGTCAGAGCGAATGAAGTTGTTACTTGAGAAAGTGAACCTTCTTCATTGCCACCAACGTTGCATGATTGGGTCTGGTGGAGGCTCCGTTGG GTACCTGGCTCATGGAACAGCAACTGATTTTATGTATGACATTGTAAAGGTGCCCATGGCTTTTACCTTTGAG ATATACGGCGATGAAGCTGCTTCAACTAAAGATTGCTTTAAAATGTTTAATCCCACCGATTTCGGTACATTCAAT AGAGTTCTCAATGACTGGTCTGCAGCATTTTTCACAATCTTCAAATTAGGGCCACACCAGCTTGGTGAAGTCCCTTACAAGGCTTCTGCATCCAAATTGGAAAAGTGGGTATCTATAGATGAGTATCTTGACGGGTATTTAATGGAGAGGAGTAGTAGATATGGGAAGAAGAAGGAGGTCTTTGAGCTTGGGATGCAAGAGATAAGAACATATTTTAGGCTATTTTTGTTATCTTCTGTGCTTTTAATGTTCATGTTCTGTTCTAGAATATCTAAAGGCAAGTGTAGTAGACCAATTGTTTCTGCTATTCCTATCTGA